A stretch of the Haloarcula ordinaria genome encodes the following:
- a CDS encoding DUF6432 family protein, whose product MRAKREYRDRDDTEVAVLDALADRHQEGMTVFELRSRADVSIDQIEDALAALKADDLIEVEDNGERTVILPQEDVIGTEPPDEDESLLDQLRRRFSL is encoded by the coding sequence ATGAGAGCGAAGCGGGAGTACCGTGACCGGGACGACACCGAAGTTGCGGTGCTCGACGCCCTCGCGGACCGCCACCAGGAGGGGATGACGGTGTTCGAGCTCCGGTCGCGCGCGGACGTGAGTATCGACCAGATCGAAGACGCCCTGGCCGCTCTCAAAGCGGACGACCTCATCGAGGTCGAAGACAACGGTGAGCGGACGGTCATCCTGCCACAGGAAGACGTCATCGGAACGGAGCCACCGGACGAGGACGAGTCCCTGCTCGACCAGCTCCGCAGGCGGTTCTCCCTCTGA
- a CDS encoding PGF-CTERM sorting domain-containing protein, protein MLAGASEPGFGPVVTVVALLGATLLVRRRR, encoded by the coding sequence ATGCTCGCTGGGGCGTCCGAACCCGGATTCGGCCCGGTCGTCACCGTGGTCGCACTGCTCGGGGCTACGCTGCTGGTCCGACGGCGGCGTTGA
- a CDS encoding MBL fold metallo-hydrolase yields the protein MTQTAPDPPTEPASLSAAELKRRLDAREAVRLLDVRNRDEFEQWHIDGPSVTATQVPFTKVLQASVTGDVEGLLEAVDGDGPIVTVCAEGEASAFAAGLLSDHGVDAQNLSDGMEGWARLYEAHEVPCDEATVLQYQRPSSGCLSYLVVSDGAAAVVDPLRAFSDRYLADAADHDATLECAIDTHVHADHVSGLRRLADEGVEPVMSASATERGLTYDVTELDDGKALTVGDATLTTVALPGHTTGMVGVRVGGVLLAGDSLFLESVARPDLEAGDEGAQALARDLHRTLTERLAPLPDETVVAPGHYSEQAERAADGTYTAPLGTLRDRLRAFEMDTEAFVEYVTADIPPRPANFERIVAINLGTETAAEDEAFELELGPNNCAATPLENT from the coding sequence ATGACCCAGACGGCACCCGACCCACCGACCGAACCGGCCTCGCTGTCGGCCGCGGAGCTGAAACGACGACTCGACGCCCGCGAGGCGGTCCGGTTGCTCGACGTGCGGAACCGCGACGAGTTCGAGCAGTGGCACATCGACGGTCCGTCGGTGACGGCGACCCAGGTCCCGTTCACGAAGGTGCTGCAGGCGAGCGTCACCGGTGACGTCGAGGGCCTCCTCGAGGCCGTCGACGGCGACGGCCCCATCGTGACGGTCTGTGCCGAGGGGGAGGCCAGCGCCTTCGCGGCCGGCCTGCTCTCTGACCACGGCGTCGACGCGCAGAACCTCAGCGACGGGATGGAGGGGTGGGCTCGACTGTACGAAGCCCACGAAGTCCCGTGCGACGAGGCGACGGTGCTCCAGTACCAGCGCCCGTCGTCAGGATGTCTGAGCTACCTCGTCGTCAGCGACGGCGCGGCCGCCGTCGTAGACCCGCTTCGGGCGTTTAGCGACCGGTACCTCGCCGACGCGGCCGACCACGACGCGACGCTCGAGTGCGCCATCGACACCCACGTCCACGCCGACCACGTCAGCGGGCTCCGACGACTCGCCGACGAGGGCGTCGAACCGGTCATGTCCGCGAGCGCCACCGAACGCGGGCTCACGTACGACGTGACCGAACTCGACGACGGCAAAGCGCTCACGGTGGGAGACGCCACGCTCACGACCGTCGCGCTCCCCGGCCACACCACGGGGATGGTCGGCGTCCGCGTCGGCGGCGTGTTGCTCGCCGGCGACAGTCTCTTCCTCGAGAGCGTCGCTCGCCCGGACCTCGAAGCGGGTGACGAGGGCGCGCAGGCCCTCGCCAGGGACCTCCACCGCACACTGACCGAACGACTCGCCCCGCTACCCGACGAGACGGTGGTCGCGCCTGGCCACTACAGCGAACAAGCCGAACGCGCGGCCGACGGAACGTACACCGCGCCCCTCGGCACCCTCCGGGACCGATTGCGCGCGTTCGAGATGGACACTGAGGCGTTCGTCGAGTACGTCACCGCGGACATCCCACCCCGTCCGGCCAACTTCGAGCGTATCGTCGCGATCAACCTCGGGACGGAGACGGCCGCGGAAGACGAGGCGTTCGAACTCGAACTCGGACCGAACAACTGCGCGGCGACACCACTCGAGAACACCTGA
- a CDS encoding transcription antitermination protein: MDPADTIETVRQTAATELDRLGSDKLLIAVTEATLEPDAVRSAAVARESGVAGALERWAADESNGAVADAFAAAATAAAERADRFEVSAGESDALTVHFDSVDGTAQQVGAGLVATPLVADRFYLQVVNFFVNEPDEASADVFREVRSDASSLDYAREALAALSTEEREQASQAALAAIEAAYDEYATTLESMGLDPRPVC; encoded by the coding sequence ATGGATCCAGCCGACACGATCGAGACGGTACGCCAGACCGCTGCGACTGAACTCGACCGTCTCGGGTCGGACAAGCTCCTCATCGCCGTCACGGAAGCGACGCTCGAACCCGACGCAGTCCGCAGTGCAGCGGTCGCTCGCGAGAGCGGCGTTGCAGGTGCACTCGAACGGTGGGCGGCGGACGAATCCAACGGGGCCGTCGCCGACGCGTTCGCGGCGGCAGCGACGGCCGCCGCCGAGCGTGCCGACCGGTTCGAGGTGTCGGCTGGCGAGTCGGATGCGTTGACTGTCCACTTCGACTCCGTCGACGGGACGGCCCAGCAGGTCGGGGCTGGCCTCGTCGCCACCCCGCTGGTCGCCGACCGGTTCTACCTGCAAGTGGTGAACTTCTTCGTTAACGAACCGGACGAAGCCAGTGCCGACGTCTTCCGGGAGGTCAGGTCCGACGCTTCGAGTCTCGATTACGCCCGGGAGGCCCTCGCTGCACTCTCGACCGAGGAACGCGAGCAGGCCAGTCAGGCCGCGCTCGCCGCTATCGAGGCAGCGTACGACGAGTACGCCACGACGCTCGAGTCGATGGGGCTGGACCCCAGGCCTGTCTGCTGA
- a CDS encoding winged helix-turn-helix transcriptional regulator, translating into MASEADVLQASGERRDLRRATEIVGKKWHPVVISTLLADGRRGFNDLKGALDGISDKVLSDCLDDLQSVGLVTREVIDDKPVRVEYSLTTAGEDLESVIEDLRAWSREHLSEDLPDRS; encoded by the coding sequence ATGGCATCAGAGGCAGACGTGTTGCAGGCTTCGGGCGAACGGCGGGACCTCCGCCGTGCGACGGAGATCGTCGGGAAAAAGTGGCACCCGGTCGTCATATCCACCCTGTTGGCCGACGGCCGGCGCGGATTCAACGACCTGAAGGGAGCCCTCGACGGTATCTCGGATAAGGTGCTCTCGGACTGTCTCGACGACCTCCAGTCGGTCGGCCTGGTCACGCGGGAGGTCATCGACGACAAGCCGGTCCGCGTCGAGTACTCGCTGACGACCGCCGGCGAGGACCTCGAATCGGTCATCGAGGACCTCCGGGCGTGGAGCCGCGAACACCTCTCCGAGGACCTTCCGGATCGGTCCTGA
- a CDS encoding RNB domain-containing ribonuclease has product MTTEDAQAEAGTAEGQGPVEIDEEMARHLANKRDELFEKFGIRDEFPPEVLEEAEARTDGVHAEIQDEIDERADLREMTTWTTDPIDAQDFDDAISVEERDDEYVLWVHIADVTHYVNPDTAMWAEAVERGNTVYLPAYTIHMLPPVLAETVCSLVPNEERLAHTVEMHLDKENLSYEEIDIYKSVIESDARLTYSQAETLLEDPDSADDLLEDQSVDLAEKTELVWELADRMHEQRKEDGSLVLNPARDRAHTIIEECMLKANKAVTHELMWDRGVEAMYRVHPQPSPEEWDEALVEIQELDGVSIPGSTWDDPRKAVNATLEQAPQRQLNKIQWAVMKVMPRAKYMNDPFGGHHALNFEIYGHFTSPIRRLSDLINHWIVYTNDVPEDLVALCDRASDRQKDAEQCEREYKQFLEEVGLDPSAVNNRGLEVVDDEE; this is encoded by the coding sequence ATGACTACCGAGGACGCGCAGGCGGAGGCCGGGACCGCCGAAGGGCAGGGCCCCGTCGAGATCGACGAGGAGATGGCCCGCCACCTGGCCAACAAGCGCGACGAGCTGTTCGAGAAGTTCGGCATCCGCGACGAGTTCCCGCCCGAAGTGCTCGAAGAGGCCGAAGCACGGACCGACGGCGTCCACGCGGAGATTCAAGACGAGATCGACGAGCGGGCGGACCTCCGGGAGATGACCACCTGGACGACCGACCCGATCGACGCCCAGGACTTCGACGACGCCATCTCCGTCGAGGAGCGCGACGACGAGTACGTCCTCTGGGTCCACATCGCCGACGTCACCCACTACGTCAACCCGGACACCGCGATGTGGGCCGAGGCCGTCGAGCGTGGGAACACGGTGTACCTCCCGGCGTACACCATCCACATGCTCCCGCCCGTGCTGGCCGAGACGGTCTGTTCGCTGGTCCCCAACGAGGAGCGACTCGCCCACACCGTCGAGATGCACCTCGACAAGGAGAACCTGAGCTACGAGGAGATAGACATCTACAAGTCGGTCATCGAGAGCGACGCCCGCCTGACCTACTCCCAGGCCGAGACGCTGCTCGAAGACCCCGACAGCGCCGACGACCTGCTAGAGGACCAGAGCGTCGACCTGGCGGAGAAGACCGAGCTCGTCTGGGAGCTGGCCGACCGGATGCACGAACAACGAAAGGAAGACGGCTCGCTCGTCCTCAACCCGGCTCGCGACCGCGCCCACACCATCATCGAGGAGTGCATGCTCAAAGCGAACAAGGCCGTCACCCACGAGCTGATGTGGGACCGCGGGGTCGAGGCGATGTACCGCGTCCACCCGCAACCGAGCCCGGAGGAGTGGGACGAAGCGCTCGTCGAGATTCAGGAGCTCGACGGCGTCTCCATCCCGGGGTCGACCTGGGACGACCCGCGCAAGGCCGTCAACGCCACCCTCGAACAGGCGCCCCAGCGCCAGCTGAACAAGATCCAGTGGGCCGTGATGAAGGTGATGCCGCGCGCGAAGTACATGAACGACCCCTTCGGCGGTCACCACGCGCTGAACTTCGAGATATACGGTCACTTCACCTCACCCATCCGCCGCCTCTCGGACCTCATCAACCACTGGATCGTCTACACCAACGACGTCCCCGAGGACCTCGTGGCACTCTGTGACCGCGCGAGCGACCGGCAGAAAGACGCCGAGCAGTGCGAACGCGAGTACAAGCAGTTCTTAGAGGAGGTCGGCCTCGACCCGTCGGCGGTGAACAACCGCGGCCTCGAGGTCGTCGACGACGAGGAGTGA
- a CDS encoding DUF7562 family protein, whose product MFGSRTRRETVTCIACGDTVSRSDAREYDKYGDRWDRTDKEFEYVCKDCFGDLCRQPRKGLERTLDEAGAGEADRETFLARFRELSEDRRLE is encoded by the coding sequence ATGTTCGGTTCCCGGACCCGCCGGGAGACGGTGACCTGTATCGCCTGCGGGGATACCGTCTCGCGGTCCGACGCCCGCGAGTACGACAAGTACGGCGACCGGTGGGACCGGACCGACAAGGAGTTCGAGTACGTCTGCAAGGACTGTTTCGGCGACCTCTGTCGCCAGCCCCGGAAGGGACTGGAACGCACGCTCGACGAGGCCGGAGCCGGTGAAGCCGACCGGGAGACGTTTCTGGCGCGGTTCCGGGAACTGTCAGAGGACCGCCGCCTGGAGTGA
- a CDS encoding phytoene/squalene synthase family protein — MKSDNITTSKSIQRQTGRTFHLATRLLPKRIRHPTYVMYAFFRVADEIVDQPDGPPPAVQHDRLEEFREMALGNREPEDSDDGAVMAAFQELAAEHDISDDEINVFIDAMEMDIAQARYDSFEDLREYMRGSAVAVGNMMTTVMDPDQAEEARPHAAALAEAFQLSNFLRDVREDIHDYGRVYLPQETLDRHGVTEEQLADAEVDESFRAVMQEELARTDDLYREGVVGIRYLPEDCQFGVLLAAVLYAEHHRLIRSRGYDVLTETPELTRRRRLWLLVRTWWHWRRNGDPEATFYAVSAVSERRPSTVSAEVTGHGQPAWRG, encoded by the coding sequence ATGAAATCTGACAACATCACGACCAGTAAATCGATTCAGCGACAGACCGGTCGGACGTTCCACCTCGCCACGCGGCTCCTGCCGAAGCGTATCCGCCACCCGACATACGTGATGTACGCCTTCTTCCGCGTGGCCGACGAGATCGTCGACCAGCCCGACGGGCCGCCCCCGGCGGTCCAGCACGACCGGCTCGAAGAGTTCCGCGAGATGGCGCTCGGGAACCGCGAACCGGAGGACTCGGACGACGGCGCGGTCATGGCCGCCTTCCAGGAACTCGCCGCCGAACACGACATCTCCGACGACGAGATCAACGTCTTCATCGACGCCATGGAGATGGACATCGCCCAGGCCCGCTACGACTCTTTCGAGGACCTCCGGGAGTACATGCGCGGGTCGGCCGTCGCCGTCGGGAACATGATGACGACGGTGATGGACCCGGACCAGGCCGAGGAGGCGCGCCCGCACGCCGCCGCACTCGCCGAGGCCTTCCAGCTCTCGAACTTCCTCCGCGACGTCCGCGAGGACATCCACGACTACGGCCGCGTCTACCTCCCTCAGGAGACGCTGGACCGCCACGGCGTGACCGAGGAACAGCTGGCCGACGCGGAGGTCGACGAATCGTTCCGCGCGGTCATGCAGGAGGAGCTCGCCCGGACCGACGACCTCTACCGCGAGGGCGTCGTCGGCATCCGCTATCTCCCCGAGGACTGTCAGTTCGGCGTCCTGTTGGCCGCCGTGCTCTACGCCGAACACCACCGGCTCATCCGCTCGCGAGGCTACGACGTCCTGACCGAGACGCCGGAGCTGACCCGCCGGCGCCGCCTCTGGCTCCTGGTCCGCACCTGGTGGCACTGGCGGCGGAACGGTGACCCCGAGGCGACGTTCTACGCCGTCAGCGCCGTCTCCGAACGCCGGCCGAGCACCGTCTCGGCCGAGGTGACTGGTCACGGCCAGCCCGCCTGGCGCGGCTGA
- a CDS encoding lycopene cyclase domain-containing protein, which produces MQYPLTYLQFHAVFILPVLVGLLVAARYRLASRRAVISGTLLLALLAAVYTTPWDRYLILRGAWWYGEGRVFTRFAAIPLGEYLFFVLQPLIVGLWVGRFSVDTSRPLAIPIRTRLVGAVVAALVGLSGLALLTRPGGLYLGLLLAWSAPVLAIQWAFGWPFLVAHWRTVAVGTLVPVGYLWVADTVAIWLGIWVLSKQHTLGLEIPLLGLPIEEAVFFLLTSLFVVQGLVLYVWVLDRWQ; this is translated from the coding sequence ATGCAGTATCCACTCACCTACCTCCAGTTTCACGCGGTGTTCATCCTCCCCGTGCTCGTGGGACTGTTGGTCGCGGCTCGCTATCGGCTCGCGAGCCGCCGTGCCGTCATCTCAGGGACCCTCCTCCTGGCGCTCCTGGCCGCAGTGTACACCACGCCCTGGGACCGCTACCTCATCCTCCGTGGGGCCTGGTGGTACGGCGAGGGGCGCGTCTTCACCCGTTTCGCCGCGATTCCGCTCGGCGAGTACCTCTTTTTCGTCCTCCAGCCGCTCATCGTGGGGCTGTGGGTCGGCCGCTTCAGTGTCGACACCTCGCGGCCACTCGCCATCCCGATCCGAACGCGGCTGGTCGGTGCGGTGGTCGCCGCTCTCGTTGGACTCTCGGGGCTCGCGCTCCTGACCCGTCCCGGTGGGCTGTATCTCGGCCTGCTGTTGGCCTGGAGCGCCCCGGTCCTCGCCATCCAGTGGGCGTTCGGGTGGCCCTTCCTCGTCGCGCACTGGCGGACCGTCGCCGTCGGGACGCTCGTCCCGGTGGGATACCTCTGGGTCGCCGACACCGTCGCCATCTGGCTGGGTATCTGGGTGCTCTCGAAGCAGCACACGCTCGGACTCGAGATCCCGCTGCTGGGGCTCCCGATCGAAGAGGCCGTCTTCTTCCTCTTGACGTCGCTGTTCGTCGTCCAGGGGCTCGTCCTCTACGTCTGGGTGCTAGACCGATGGCAATGA
- a CDS encoding Brp/Blh family beta-carotene 15,15'-dioxygenase encodes MTDRSLVAQPARETLRRVVLVPSWVASLVLAGLFLAGASLSPSLQYVPLVLSVVVFGLPHGAVDHLAVARARGQTPTWRAIARVVALYAVLGGAYAVLWFLAPAAAFVLFIALTWAHWGQGDLFSLVALADADHIRSTAQRVGTVVVRGGLPMLVPLLAFPAWYRRVATDLVGLFVPGATAALDVAFRTDARVALAAAYGTVLVATLAVGYARADDRGPWLVDAGETLGLVAYFALVPPVLAIGVYFCLWHSLRHVARLLLVDDRAGTALRNRNPTRALVAFARDATPLTLVSLALLVGLAVLVPTPPQTVPEWVGLYLVFIAVVTLPHVAVVSLMDVEQGIWTEGG; translated from the coding sequence ATGACCGACCGCTCGCTCGTCGCACAGCCCGCCCGCGAGACGCTTCGCCGTGTCGTCCTGGTCCCGTCGTGGGTCGCCTCGCTGGTGCTCGCGGGACTCTTCCTGGCTGGCGCGTCGCTCTCGCCGTCGCTCCAGTACGTCCCGCTCGTCCTCAGCGTCGTCGTCTTTGGCCTCCCCCACGGGGCGGTAGACCACCTCGCGGTCGCGCGCGCCCGCGGACAGACCCCGACCTGGCGTGCCATCGCTCGCGTCGTCGCCCTCTACGCCGTGTTGGGTGGCGCGTACGCCGTGCTCTGGTTCCTCGCGCCGGCGGCCGCCTTCGTGCTGTTCATCGCCCTGACCTGGGCACACTGGGGACAGGGGGACCTGTTCTCGCTGGTCGCGCTCGCCGACGCCGACCATATCCGGTCGACCGCGCAGCGCGTCGGCACCGTCGTCGTCCGGGGCGGGCTCCCGATGCTGGTCCCGTTGCTCGCCTTCCCGGCGTGGTACCGGCGGGTGGCCACCGACCTCGTCGGCCTGTTCGTCCCCGGCGCGACGGCGGCGCTCGACGTCGCCTTCCGGACTGACGCTCGCGTGGCCCTCGCCGCCGCGTACGGCACAGTACTGGTCGCGACGCTGGCGGTCGGCTACGCTCGCGCCGACGACCGCGGGCCGTGGCTGGTCGACGCGGGCGAGACGCTGGGACTCGTCGCGTACTTCGCGCTCGTGCCGCCGGTGCTCGCTATCGGCGTCTACTTCTGTCTCTGGCACTCGCTCCGTCACGTCGCGCGCCTGTTACTGGTCGACGACCGCGCCGGGACGGCGCTCCGTAACCGGAATCCGACGCGCGCGCTCGTAGCGTTTGCCCGCGACGCCACCCCGCTCACCCTCGTGTCGCTCGCGCTGCTCGTCGGCCTCGCCGTGCTCGTCCCGACTCCCCCGCAGACGGTCCCGGAGTGGGTCGGGCTCTACCTCGTGTTCATCGCGGTTGTCACGCTCCCTCACGTCGCGGTGGTCTCGCTGATGGACGTCGAACAGGGTATCTGGACGGAAGGTGGTTGA
- a CDS encoding IclR family transcriptional regulator encodes MPDDPDYTIDATETSLDLFETLVESPEPMGVTALADSLGVSKSVVHNHLSTLRARNYVSKHGAKYAPSLCTLYPGAKTLQGLPVYTAAKRHLDNLASASGETAVLFVLEESVGVPAYIAEALGGWSPRYVAGERLPLHVNAPGKAMLSALSADRLDEVLDDRDLVAPTSATITDPAELKRTLRGVRDEGVAFCRGEQFESIVGVAAPVTADEEGRMAALGVCGPVDRLHGRYLEEDITGQVLSTAKAIQVELTGQNK; translated from the coding sequence ATGCCCGACGACCCGGACTACACCATCGACGCGACGGAAACCTCGCTCGACCTGTTCGAGACGCTCGTCGAGTCACCCGAACCGATGGGCGTGACGGCACTCGCCGACAGCCTGGGTGTCTCGAAGAGCGTGGTCCACAACCATCTCTCGACGCTCCGGGCGCGGAACTACGTCAGCAAGCACGGGGCGAAGTACGCGCCGTCGCTGTGCACGCTGTACCCCGGGGCGAAGACACTCCAGGGGCTGCCCGTGTACACCGCGGCCAAGCGCCATCTCGACAACCTCGCGTCGGCGTCCGGAGAGACGGCGGTGTTGTTCGTCCTCGAAGAATCCGTCGGCGTGCCCGCGTACATCGCCGAGGCGTTGGGCGGGTGGTCACCTCGCTACGTGGCCGGCGAGCGGCTCCCGCTCCACGTGAACGCGCCCGGGAAGGCGATGCTCTCGGCACTCTCGGCGGACCGTCTCGACGAGGTCCTGGACGACCGCGACCTCGTCGCACCGACCAGCGCAACCATCACCGACCCTGCGGAACTGAAACGGACGCTCCGCGGTGTCCGCGACGAGGGAGTTGCGTTCTGCAGAGGAGAACAGTTCGAGAGCATCGTCGGCGTCGCTGCGCCGGTGACGGCCGACGAAGAGGGTCGGATGGCCGCACTGGGCGTCTGTGGTCCGGTAGACAGGCTTCACGGCCGGTATCTGGAGGAGGACATCACCGGACAGGTCCTGAGTACGGCGAAGGCGATACAGGTCGAGCTGACGGGCCAGAACAAATAA
- a CDS encoding zinc-dependent alcohol dehydrogenase family protein: MRVAALTGVGEIEVQERDRPTPEPDEVLVEVGACSVCMTDYHMYHGTFPVDPPVVPGHESAGTVADVGADVDSVEVGDRVAVNPTVPCNVCSYCKQGDTNLCVSSTSIGGAAETVRDGAFAEYVRVPEMCVEDIGDLPFEHAALAEPLACCVHGVEVADLTPGDSVAIIGAGPIGLLLLQSFRNAGAGPIVVSELDDERRALAAELGADAVVDPNEVDPETAIPEAAGGKVDVGAEAIGLVPTIEQANAVTANGGTTLIFGVPSQDATLEVSPFDIFFNEVDYRGSFALNTDDFQRAIDMLQTGRIDADSVITEHIDLEDLPNAFKRMGDAEGLKKIVDPSPS, encoded by the coding sequence ATGCGCGTCGCCGCGCTGACGGGCGTCGGGGAGATCGAGGTGCAGGAGCGCGACCGCCCCACGCCCGAGCCCGACGAGGTGCTCGTCGAGGTCGGTGCCTGCAGCGTCTGCATGACCGACTACCACATGTATCACGGCACCTTCCCTGTCGACCCGCCGGTGGTGCCGGGCCACGAGAGTGCGGGGACCGTCGCCGACGTCGGTGCCGACGTCGACAGCGTGGAGGTCGGCGACCGCGTCGCCGTCAACCCGACCGTCCCCTGTAACGTGTGTTCGTACTGCAAGCAGGGGGATACGAACCTCTGTGTGAGCAGTACGAGTATCGGCGGGGCAGCCGAGACGGTCCGCGACGGCGCCTTCGCCGAATACGTCCGGGTCCCGGAGATGTGTGTCGAGGACATCGGCGACCTCCCCTTCGAGCACGCCGCGCTGGCCGAGCCCCTGGCGTGCTGTGTCCACGGCGTCGAGGTGGCCGACCTCACACCGGGTGACAGCGTCGCCATCATCGGTGCGGGTCCCATCGGCCTCCTGCTCCTCCAGTCGTTCCGCAACGCGGGCGCGGGCCCCATCGTGGTCTCGGAACTGGACGACGAACGACGGGCGCTCGCAGCCGAGCTCGGCGCGGACGCGGTCGTCGACCCGAACGAGGTGGACCCGGAGACGGCGATCCCCGAGGCCGCCGGCGGGAAGGTCGACGTCGGCGCCGAGGCCATCGGTCTCGTGCCGACAATCGAGCAGGCAAACGCCGTCACTGCCAACGGGGGAACCACGCTCATCTTCGGCGTCCCCAGCCAGGACGCGACGCTGGAGGTCAGCCCCTTCGACATATTCTTCAACGAGGTCGACTACCGCGGCTCGTTCGCGCTGAACACCGACGACTTCCAGCGGGCCATCGACATGCTGCAGACCGGCCGAATCGACGCCGATAGCGTCATCACCGAGCACATCGACCTGGAGGACCTCCCCAACGCGTTCAAGCGCATGGGAGACGCCGAGGGACTGAAGAAGATCGTCGACCCGAGTCCGAGCTGA
- a CDS encoding extracellular solute-binding protein → MPSNSNRRKFLKATGVGIAAGLAGCTRGGSDGGSDGGSGGGSGDGGSGDGGSGDGGSTGDGGSGDGSSEDELVIPLSEYDSADIDWRQFEGDTINIGAVQHPWVSAIRPAIPVFEELTGIDVQWNILPENQFRTKRQTDASTGAGQFDVFFMDQVVNQFREEGWLQPLDPYFEDESLYDENFYQPNDLFESSRWQAHGGGYSDNWTGLPITVEVQTQFYRQDLYDKHDLEVAETWEQHRQNAQVLHENEDVAGTSGRGQKGYGMNIYILNTLLRQKGTSLWTDFPNDSGLDTEGVIEAAEYYSSLLQDYGPDGASTQTWSDVQAAMAEGQTGHIVADANMFWGGLTNDESAVQDTVRIAKVPKPEGGELAPNAFNWQISTSTNASNSEQAFLFMQWATSPPTDLWINTESSGVFSVRESTWENEDYISKVGEDYATVSLESLRVSAPDPFDRKYPEWGQRYSEELQRAIAGQKDAETAMMDAAAAAEDIYSG, encoded by the coding sequence ATGCCAAGCAATTCCAACAGGCGGAAGTTTCTGAAAGCGACAGGTGTCGGAATCGCGGCCGGCCTCGCTGGCTGTACGCGAGGCGGCTCAGATGGTGGCAGTGACGGTGGCTCGGGTGGCGGCTCGGGCGACGGTGGCTCGGGCGACGGTGGCTCGGGCGACGGTGGCTCGACCGGTGACGGTGGCTCGGGCGACGGGAGCTCCGAGGACGAACTCGTCATCCCACTGAGCGAGTACGACAGCGCCGACATCGACTGGCGCCAGTTCGAGGGCGACACGATCAACATCGGTGCCGTCCAGCACCCGTGGGTGTCGGCGATTCGGCCGGCCATCCCGGTGTTCGAGGAACTGACCGGCATCGACGTCCAGTGGAACATCCTGCCTGAGAACCAGTTCCGGACCAAGCGACAGACCGACGCGAGCACCGGTGCGGGACAGTTCGACGTGTTCTTCATGGACCAGGTCGTCAACCAGTTCCGTGAGGAAGGCTGGCTCCAGCCGCTCGACCCCTACTTCGAGGACGAGAGCCTCTACGACGAGAACTTCTACCAGCCCAACGACCTCTTCGAGTCGTCCCGCTGGCAGGCCCACGGTGGTGGCTACAGCGACAACTGGACTGGCCTCCCCATCACGGTCGAGGTCCAGACCCAGTTCTACCGCCAGGACCTCTACGACAAGCACGACCTGGAGGTCGCCGAGACGTGGGAACAGCACCGTCAGAACGCGCAGGTCCTCCACGAGAACGAAGACGTCGCCGGGACGTCCGGTCGTGGGCAGAAGGGCTACGGGATGAACATCTACATCCTGAACACGCTCCTCCGCCAGAAGGGGACCAGCCTCTGGACCGACTTCCCGAACGACTCCGGGCTCGACACCGAGGGCGTCATCGAGGCGGCCGAGTACTATTCGAGCCTGCTGCAGGACTACGGACCCGACGGCGCGTCGACCCAGACCTGGTCCGACGTCCAGGCCGCGATGGCGGAAGGCCAGACCGGTCACATCGTCGCAGACGCCAACATGTTCTGGGGCGGCCTCACCAACGACGAGTCCGCCGTCCAGGACACCGTCCGGATCGCGAAGGTGCCTAAGCCGGAGGGCGGCGAGCTGGCACCGAACGCGTTCAACTGGCAGATCTCCACGTCGACGAACGCCAGCAACTCCGAGCAGGCGTTCCTGTTCATGCAGTGGGCGACCTCGCCACCGACCGACCTCTGGATCAACACGGAGAGCAGCGGTGTGTTCTCGGTGCGTGAGTCCACCTGGGAGAACGAGGACTACATCTCGAAGGTCGGCGAGGACTACGCGACGGTCTCGCTCGAATCGCTCCGGGTCTCAGCGCCTGACCCATTCGACCGCAAGTACCCCGAATGGGGGCAGCGCTACTCCGAGGAACTGCAGCGAGCCATCGCCGGCCAGAAAGACGCCGAGACTGCGATGATGGACGCCGCGGCGGCCGCCGAAGACATCTACAGCGGCTAA